In Topomyia yanbarensis strain Yona2022 chromosome 2, ASM3024719v1, whole genome shotgun sequence, one DNA window encodes the following:
- the LOC131685509 gene encoding sugar transporter SWEET1-like yields MESVARGLLPFRDVIGNVAGILTVAQFLSGCFVCNQIRLKQSSEGFSPLSFVLGGALASLQLKYSQMLGLKAMILTTCYSLAICLVYAGWYWLYIPRGKAGNFWKLVLRTITVVSAVLLYAGLEDPVVVRDRFGLIVTVLTLGYIGLPLMKLGVVIERKSCEGLPLPGILASTGASILWLLYGVILHNYFIIIQKVIALGLCTIQLSLFVIYPAPSKAVKAKSK; encoded by the exons ATGGAATCTGTTGCACGAGGTTTGCTGCCCTTTCGGGATGTGATTGGGAATGTGGCGGGTATACTGACGGTTGCGCAATTCCTAAGCGGATGTTTCGTCTGTAATCAGATCCGGCTGAAACAAAGCTCCGAGGGATTTTCGCCGCTTTCGTTCGTGCTGGGCGGTGCACT GGCATCACTGCAGCTTAAATACTCACAAATGCTTGGCCTCAAAGCGATGATCCTTACAACGTGTTATTCGCTGGCCATTTGTCTGGTGTACGCCGGGTGGTATTGGCTGTACATCCCACGAGGAAAGGCGGGCAATTTTTGGAAGCTCGTTTTACGGACCATAACGGTTGTTAGTGCTGTGCTACTCTATGCCGGTCTGGAGGATCCGGTTGTTGTTAGGGACCGATTTGGATTGATAGTGACGGTGCTAACTCTGGGATACATTGGTCTGCCGTTGATGAAATTG GGAGTGGTAATTGAACGCAAAAGCTGCGAAGGGCTACCTCTACCAGGGATTCTTGCCAGCACTGGAGCCTCTATCCTATGGCTACTGTATGGAGTTATTCTGCATAATTATTTCATCATT ATTCAAAAGGTGATTGCTCTCGGGTTGTGCACGATACAGCTATCACTGTTTGTCATTTATCCGGCACCGTCGAAAGCCGTGAAAGCGAAGAGCAAATAA